The genomic region TTGCTGAAAACCACAGGTGGATCAAAGCTACTGCTTTGGTCAGGGGAATTTTTATTTGGCCAGATATCGAGGTGGGGGAAGGAAATCTCCAGGGCCTCGCCTGGAGCTGTGTTTCAGCAGCCACAGGGGGTGAGGTGCCTGACCTAAATTCGGCAGCAAGGTTTGTTGCAACGgataagaggggaaaaaacaaaccttgaAAGGGGGAAGCTTGGATTGAATTAAATCTGGATCAAATCACAGCCATCTCCTCTGTGTTTCTTTAATTGGAACTTCAGATTCGGTTTATTGTTCCCAGCTCCGTCATTTTCAGTTTCCGATGTGCCGCAGGATTTGCTATCTCAATCAGCTGCGATGGTCGTGCAGGGAAATTTGGGTTGCTGAGGTTTCTGGAAGTTGGGAAAGGGAGGATGTTTTGTTGGGTTTCAGAGTTAGAGCTCAGCGAAGGTGAGGGGAAGGGCCCTGACTCCGTGAGACTGCTGCTTTCACTGCCTTTGGAAGGTATTCACTGGTCTGGTTTATTTTGGGTTATTGCAGCGGTGCTCGGGGCATAAAGAGGCGGCTTCAGCAAGTTCCTTTCTTGGGTAACAGGAAAATATCCAGGGCTCGATGACGGCAAGCTGAATGGGTCCGCACGCATGTGCATTTCACTACCCTAACCTCTGGAGGGTTAGAGCAGTGATATGCTTAATCCTGGGTGTTTGGCCAACTCTCAACTTTGTTAGGCAGCTCCCCAGAGGAGGAACAAAGCTGCTCGCATATGTACAGGtctgagctgctggctgtgctccagaaactgctcctctctgctgctggagaaggatgCTCACCGAAGCTGTGCTTGTGCTGATCCAGGCGCAGCCCCTGGAGGGATTAACGCTCGGCACACCTGACCTGGCACAGCCAGAGAAAGGGAATTGCTGCTCTTCCCTGGGGATTGCCAGCAGGCTCTCTGTTGGCTTCAGGCATGGACAGGGGGAAAGCTGGGAGCCTTCTGGCGTTGTCCTGCGCTCCTGGGCAAGCTGGGGCTCCTCATTGAGGTCTCAGGTCGCCCTCCACCGCCTTCCCCTAGCACACAGCTCAGCCAAGCTGCAAGATACAGGGATGGACACAGGCAGGAGGGAAACTGAGCTGGGGCATCTTTGTCTGGTGTGTGCTTCATGACGGGGCATCCCATTACCATGCCGTCCACTCTCCTGCTCAGCATCCCCTCAGGAAATGCCTCTTCTCTGCTGGATTGACTGCCCATGCCCCACCAGCCCTGCTTCTccactgctgctgggagctctTGGCTCAAACACAAAGCCATCAATCCCCGTCAGGCTGCTCTGAGCTCCGGCACCCGGCACATCACACCAGCCACATGGAGCTGAGTCCCACTGTGCTACAGCTTCCCAGGAACGGGCATCTCAGGCTGCTGGGACACCTCTGCCAGGCGTGTGTGGGGAGGACCTGCAtccccagctgcctccagcaTCGCTCTGAACATCTCACCCCCCTTCCTGGGTGGGCgtgggaggagggcaggaggcaggacaGCAGGGACCTTATAGCTGGATAGATGTCTAGCACAGGGGAACATGGTGCAGggtgtgttgtttgtttgtttgtttgtttgttgttgtttgtttgttttgtggtttatttgtgtttttttttggttggttggctggggattttttcatttcaaggaAAATGGTGTGCTGCTCCATAAATAACGTGTGTTACTAACTATACTGACAAGCATCCTGCAGGGGTTGCCGTGCCCAAACTGGATTCAGGGATTTTGTTCCAAGTGAGCacctggaggaggcaggtgggGCTTCAGAGCCTGGTTTGAGGCAGCCACTTGGCCACCAAGGATGGCATcagccacagctcctggctctgtccccagcctgaAAAGCCAACTTCAGCCCAACCACAGAGAACGGAgccaaagcaaagagaaagcgGAGTCACCCTTTGGTTTCCCTGTCTGACCTAGCCTTAAAAACTCAATTTGAAGGCGGCATTAGGGAAGTAAGATATCGTTTATCAGGAGCGACAGATCCAATCTATAAATTAGCATGCTCAGCCTGGGAGTCAGGAGGCTGAGATATCTATCAATTTCTCCCTGGCAGGCTGACACAGGCACAGAAATTTGGCCAATTCCCCAGAGCAGCATCTGGTCTCCAGCAGGTCTGAGGACCCAGAAGAGCTCGGAGGGCAGAGCTGGCGACAGGGGCATTATATGGGAGAGCCCTGGAGATGAGCACTGCTGCCGGCCCCCTGCTCTTCTCCATCCCACCACCCTCCATTGCGTGGGTGCAAGAGGCCCCCACCAAAATGGGGTTTGCTTCTCCGCCCCAAGGCATggtgtgtttttaaatgctCCATCAAGGCGTTCAGTATACGATGAGCTGCAGAACTGCTGCAGTCCATTAGGGAAAAGCTGGCTATTTTAAGATCTACATCTACACAGCTCGCTTCCACCCTCTGAAAAGAAAGGCTATAATATTTGTAGGACCTACACAAACATAGGCAGATATACACAAACTACTGTCTCTGCGATCTGGGGTTTTAGGGCTGCTCATCTCCCAGCCCCTGGTGACTTTTGGTGATAACTGGCATGACTGCAGCAAAGGACAAGCAAATGAGGCCGTTAAGAAGCCTGTCAAGAGGTGTGTGTCTCCCTGAATCCCTTTTCCACATAAAAAAGTACCGAGGCTGAGACAAATTGCCCTACACACCTACTGCCGGTGCTCTCACCTGCTGCATGCTGTGCCAGAGCAGCTGGGGGCTCCCCATTAAACTCCCCATTTTGTGTTTTTGCCCAAAACTGCACGTCCCACCACCCAACCCTGAGCCTGATTCCCACCACGGGAAGCAGCATGGAGTGTGCTGCCATCACAGCCCCTTTTCCCCCGAGAAGCACATAGGGAAATGGGGCTGAACAGTGAGCTGGAGCCCTGCAGGAGGAACAGCTGTGGGGACAGCTCCTGGCAGGGGAAACAGCACCAAAATGGGGGTAGGGGGAGCTCAAGCAGTGCCACCAGCAAGCCTGTTAAGGGCCTCATAAATAAAAGCCCATATAGACAGCAGGTACTGCAAGGCTTTATAGGGCCATAAAACACCCCCAGCTGCCACCAGGGCTGGAAGGGATGGGTAGGGAATCTAATTTCCCAGGATTTAAAGCAGGTGAGAGAGatataaatgtgtgtttttaatagtaattaatgctgccattcagaagCACTTAAGCTCTGGGTTCGGAGCATTTCCAAGGGCCTGCCTCATAAATCACGTCCCCGGAGTGCCGGGgaggcaggatgctgctggctgctggggaggcccggggggcagcctgggggtgtcccaggggtgCACAGGTCACTTGTGGCACCAAGGGACACGCTGGGCAACCCCGGGCTGGGCACTGCAGCGCTCGGTGTGGCCCCAAATGTGGCTTTGCACTGCATTTGCTGCGGGGGGGAGGCGATGCGGGACGGCGAGAGGTGGGCTCCAGCACCCCAGTCCTGTCCAGGCCAGGCAGGGAAAGCCCCAAAAGcgtgccagccctgcccccTAGTGTCCCCAGCGCCAAGTGTCGCCAACATGATGCTCGGCGGTTTCGGGTCTCCCGTGCGGCCGGGAACAGCGATCCGTGCTGCCTCCGGGCCGGGATGCACCAACACCCCAGCTTTAGCAGCCGGGTTGCAGGTTTTCAGCCGAATTGCTGTCTTTCAAGTAGGTCAAGCAATttaaggaggaagggaagagcttTCCCGGGGAGTTTCTGCCTGATTTCAAAAGGTTTTGGTGTTAAGATGGGGAAGGACTGGGAAAGACACAGCAGTGCGGGCGCTGTGCTGCTGCCCGCCCAGGGGCAGCCAGCGGTGGCACGGGCACCTCTGGGGCCATGGGCACAAGGACACTGCCGCGACAGCCAGCTTTCCCAACGCCAACAGCCCAGCAAAGCTCAGCTCCAAGCTAGTGGTAACTGTTTACTTCGAAAGCGCTTGGGGAACTTGAAGCAGCGCTCTCCTAAAGCAGAAATAACCCTGGGCTGGTTCTTCCTGACCTGGTGCCGCGTTAATGTGCAACCAAGTAGGAAAATACCCAGGCCTTGTGTGCGTAAGGAAGTCAGTCACTGCTGCTATAGCGTAATAAACATGCTCTATAAGGAAGTTAAACTTCTCAAAACCAGGTTAAAATGTAACTTCATCCGCCTGTAAGCTCCTGCTCGGGAAAACATCAGCGAAGTTGTAACAGGATCCAGAGGCTGGAATCTTGAACCCAGCAAGTCCGAGCATGGAGCAGTGTGCGGTATTTAGAGGGAAACAAACAGCCATTGGAGACATATTGCTAGAGTCCCACCAAATCTAGTATTCCTGGACATATTTTTAgacaagactgatttttttcccccctaaaaGATGAGCTTTCATTCAAGCAGGAATTAATTCAGGAAAGCCCAaggctggtgctgtgccagagGCCAGCCCGCATTGCCACAATGGCTCCAGCTCACATTATAACCTATTAATTACCGCCTTTCCTCAGGAATCTCTTGTGCCCCGAAGCAGAGCATCCCttgaggcaggcaggcaggccaGCTATGGCACAGTAACTCTGCCAGACAGCTTTTCCACCCAGGCAAGCCTTTACTCAAAGCACTTGTCAAAACCATTGCCATGCTTGCAGACAAGCTCTGCCTAGGGAGGTTGACCAGCGCAACTATCACAGAACTACGTGATTATCTGCGaataaatcacttttattttggaaaacactGTCAACATCAGGGAATTATATTGTCAGGGCTGAGATAGCTATTCTGGTCAATTTTCCCACGCAGACGTGCCGTACATGTATTATAAGTCTGGAGAATAATCTCCCAAGAGAAGCAATGAACATTTTATTGATTGGGATATTTCAAAGTTGTGTAGGACAAAGCAATCTTCTGTGTGCTGAATGAGCAGACGAGATGGGATTGAGGGCTGGGGTTTCATTTTTCCGtttctaatttctgtgtttAGTTTAGAGAAGATATTTTGAACAATATGAGCaagtttcagagaaaaactgttcTCTGTCTGGCTCTGATGGGGTCATATTTGCAACATTACTGGGGAAGAGgtaatttctttcaaattcaaGATGCATGTGTGATGCTGAAGCCATGTTTATGTGTAAGAGCCCTTTGAGACCTCTAGAACCAAGCCAGGCTCTTCCACCCaggctgtttgctttctttccttaccCAAGTGATACCCTTTTACTGAAGTGCTGGGTCTGGTGCCAGAAGGGAGGGAATGGGAAGGAATGCCCTGTAGGAAGCTTGCAGTGAGTAAGTTTTAGCTGCCCTGCTAgtagcaggagcagggctgagctaGAGGGGACAGTGGTCAGAAATTTCCAGCACACCACTGTGGAATCTGGtattaactttaattttttgttttgttttgttttgttttgttttgttttattttattttattttattttattttattttattttattttattttattttattttattttattttattttattttattttattttattttattttattttattttttaatttatttccatcacCACGTGGAATCTGGTAttaactttaatttattttgttaattttgttaatttattttgtccTGTTCGGCAGTTTGAATCTGTAACATGCTAGAGAGTTTGGTAGGGAAAATACTCCTTTGTTATAAAACACTGTCTAGAGAAGGTGGGACGCTTTGGCCTGTGAGTATGGGCAAATGGGTCTTTTACACCTGGAATAATGATTTGGGACTGTGGAATAATCACTTCAGCAGGAGGgaatgtgtgtgtgcagcttaccccagcacccaggctgCCTTTAAAGGGGTTGGTGAGTTCCTGCACAGCTTGCATTGCTGCAGCAGGGTGCAGAGATCAGCGCAGGCTGCACCTCAGTACTGGAGTAGTTAATAGTAGTGGCAGCGACATTTTTGTGTTTAGCTTTCCAAGTTAACAAGGCAGGAAGAGGGATAAGGCAGCCAACACTTCTCCGTACTGTCTTTATGAGCTGTTTACAGATGTCACCGTGTCTACTTCATTCAGGTCATACTGGAAAGGTTTTATTTACCtccataaaaatgagaaatttatttatgtaaataaGGCTTAGACAGCAGAGCACAGACCTATACCCCATGGCACGCTGTGGGCTCAATCCACATTAGAAAATCACTGAACACACAAGACCTGTGTCACACCTGCTCCAACCACCACATAAAGGACATTGATAGGAGATAGCAGGGCTGGAATTATTTCCGGCACAGGCGCGGCTATCAGTAACCTCCTTAATGACAGGAAGAGGCTGCTCTGTGAGCAGGTGACCTCTGTTGAAGTCTTTCATCCTTTAGTTTTTAATTCACCCCCACCTCCTTTCCGTGTTGGAGCACATTGATGTCAAACACCCAACCCACCCAAAATACATGCAGCCCAGGTGACGTTCAGATCCTGCAGCTTCCAGAGCTTTGGCAGGGCGAGCCTCCTTCACTGCCACAAGCAACACAGCTCTGTAGGGATGGAGGCTGCCCTCCCAAATTTACCAGCAGTCTGAAACAATGACTCCATGCCTCTGCTTACTGAGCATGACTGGAGCTTATATGAGCGTACCCAAAGCGTCTGTGCGAGTACTTCAGTACCGTGAGGACATCCCAGCCCACGTCCAAACCAGCCCTGGGGTGCCAGCACTGCGACCAGATTCTTATTTCAGGGAGCATCCCTCGGGCCCCTCAGGCATTTACAAAAGCTGCAGTCCCAGTAGGGCGTGCAGCGGATTTGCTTCTGGAGATACGATCAGCCCCACCTTGCTACTTTTACCGGGAGGCCAAATCCTACAGGTGAGGATGGCAACATAGCTGTCAATGCTAAGTGCCTTGCTCCTGGTCACTGCAGCAAATAAAATGGGGAAATAattgaaacagaaatagaatAAAACCTGCAAGTTGCTGCAAGAAGAAACTGTATAGGGAAGAAATTTATATAGGAAACTATAAAGGGAAGAGGAGTGACTTaaaaggtggggaggggatCAGGTATCAGAAGTCTTTATTTTCCCCATCAGAAGTCTTTATTTTCCACATCAGAACATGTAGGCCAAGAGCCCTACAGATGTTACGAGTGACAGAGTAAACAACTCGTGACTGAATAACCCCAACAACGACAACAGGACCTGCCCTCATACGGTGCAACACTCCCTGAGCAGAACACAACGGATCGAGGCTCTTTTAGTGGTGCCCAGCGCCAGTGGGCACAAACCGGAGCCCAGGAGGACCCCCTGAGCCCCTGGGAGCACCCCCGTGCCGGGCGGGTGGCGGCTCCCCGGCCCGAGCCCCCTCacggcgccccccggcccggcccggccctgcccgccggcggcggggcggcgcggcgcggcccctCCCCCGAGATGGCGGCGCGGCCTGCGGCCCGGGGAGGCGGCGAGCGGCGCCCGCGGGGCGTGAATAaagggcggcgggcggggccgcgccgctcCGGGAagcgcggggccggcggcggcggcggcggcagcggcgggtgagcggggccggcggcgggaggAGGCGGGAGGCGAggcggtggtggcggcggcggcggcggcggcggggccgagggCCGGGTCCGGGTCCGGTGCCGGTCCGTCGGCTGACGGCCTGTGCCCGCCATGAGCAGGGCGCAGCTGACGCGGACCGGGATCCTGCGGATGGCGCtgggcggcggcgccgccgaCCCGCTGCTGCCGGCcgagggcggcggggagcggcgggcgcCCTTCGTGCTGCGGGCGCTGCGCATCGCCCTGGTGGTCTGCCTCTACTGGTTCACCTCCATCACCATGGTGTTCCTCAACAAGTACCTGCTGGACAGCCCCTCGCTGCGCCTCGATGCCCCGCTCTTCGTCACCTTCTTCCAGTGCGCCATGACGGCCGCCCTCTGCGTGGGGCTcagcctgggggctgcctgcgGGCCGCGCTGCGCCGGGCTGCCCGCCCTGCGCCTTGACCTCAAGGTGTCCCGCAGCGTGCTGCCCCTCTCCGTCGTCTTCATCGGCATGGTCACCTCCAACAACCTCTGCCTCAAGCACGTCGGCGTGGCTTTCTACAACGTGGGGCGCTCGCTCACCACCGTCTTCAACGTGCTGCTCTCCTACCTGCTCCTCAAGCAGACCACCTCTCTCTACGCCCTCCTGGCCTGCGGTGTCATCATAGGTGAGTAGGAATGGGGGgcctgcacccagcacccatcccAAACCTCAGAGAGCCCGAGGAGGGGGTTCTCCAGAGGTTGGGAAAGTGACTGTAGAGGTCCCAGGTTAACAGGACTGTGGTGTCTCGCTCCAGGCTGCAGCATGCAGTTGTACTGCTACAGCCCATGGGGTTAACACCTGTTAGGTCCGTGGTTGCTCTCTGGCTGTTGCTGCTGGTGCACCTCCAGTCTGTAGTCGTTGTTCCTGTAGGACAGGGGAATGCAAAGTTCCTGCTTTCCCACAGAGGGCTTCCTACCTGCTTTTTGCACATGTTCCTTCCTAACCCTAGTGGTAGGCAAAGCCCTGGTAAGTGGGTTGTTGGGGCTGTATTAACCACCTCAAGTGGCCGGTAATGGTTGGTAGTGTTTTTCTTGCTTAACACTCAGAACAGGATGCTGAACCCAAATAACAAACCAAGCAGAACCATCCTTCCTCTTGGGAAGTCATCCTCATACACACGACTGCTTTTGAATGAGATGGGGTAATCGTAGGGCTCTTTTCTCGCTCTGCCTTAGGCAGCCTGCTTCCTGTGTCTGGAGCACATAGGTATCATTAGGAAAGGAAATTACTATCACTTGACTGTTGCTCTCTTTAAGCACTAATAACTGTCTATTCTCTAATGAAGTTTCATTTGCCTTAAGATGATACCACGTCTTTTCCCCACAAAGGCCATCAAAGAACTAGTTGTGTCTTCCCTATTTTCAAGTGAATGTTAATAATTAACTTTGAAAACAATAAGTGTTTATTTACACTGTCAGCATTGTTGGGACCATACAACGGAGCTTGCCAATTCAGACAGGATTAGCTAATCAAATCAAGCATAAAGCACCACCAGAAAGTCTGGTTGTGTGGTAAGGATGTAGGGCAGGGCATTGACTGGCTTAACGGGAATTGCTTACAAGTCTTTTTGCTCCAAAGGCCcagtaaaatgaaaagctgcCTTCCATTTAGGGGGTCATTTTGATGCCAAGGATGGTGAAATGTTGACTTCAGTTCCAGGTGGACATGTGTTCATGTTGGTGCTTAGACAAGCAGATGGACTTCAGTAAGATGAGACAAGAAGTTTTTTATATGAGAGAGAAACAGGAGAGCCAGTCTGGCTGAACAGCTACTGTTCCCCCCTACCAAGTGATGCAAGCAGTTGGCTTTAGCTAGCCTTGTGTTCAGAGATGTTGCCTAAGTCTGTGGCATTTGCCAGCCTTCTGGGTTTCTCTAAGGCTCTGTCCCCTGGCTCCATCTCTCTTTGCTGTAGGAGCATCACCTGTATGTGTATACCAGCCAAGCATTCTCTGTGGCCAGACACGAAGTCCTTCTTGTCTGTGCATTGAGCTCTTTTGTACTTGGGCTCAGCTTATAGCATGTGTTGGCTGACTTGCAGGCAACTTTCCACGTGGCTTCTAATGTAAAGTAGCTAATGCAGAAGCATTGCAGCATTCCTTCAGTAGCTGATCTCTCCTTTTATATTTTGCTGAAGAGCTGGATCGGGAGAAGTCTCCCTCTCTGCCCTGGAGCAAAAGAGCCTGTAGCTCCTGTTTCAGAGCAGGTTAAAGAGCGTTCTGCCCATTGAAGAAGTTTAATACAGTGAGGATGTCTTTCTACTTTGTAGTCTTCTTTTGATCAAggtcttctgtattttaatcCATGTGTTTACCATCTTTTCTGACTTATATTTCTGTTACTGTTAACAGTGCAGCAAAGCCTAGGTGGGTTGCGATACTTTTCccctaagtttttttttctttaaacttctAAGGTAAGAGGAGTATTTCTTGCTACCTACATGTCCAGTTTGCTgtcttttcaattaaaaatcatATGATCTTCTGCAAGTGACCTGTACACAAACAGTAGCTTTAGTTCATGTCCTTTTGTGATAATAATTTCTAAACTCCTGCTTCCTGCTCAGTGTGGGAATGAGACTGAATGATAGCACAATAAATTACCTGCACTCCTAAAATAAATCT from Anser cygnoides isolate HZ-2024a breed goose chromosome 5, Taihu_goose_T2T_genome, whole genome shotgun sequence harbors:
- the SLC35C1 gene encoding GDP-fucose transporter 1, which gives rise to MAARPAARGGGERRPRGVNKGRRAGPRRSGKRGAGGGGGGSGGAQLTRTGILRMALGGGAADPLLPAEGGGERRAPFVLRALRIALVVCLYWFTSITMVFLNKYLLDSPSLRLDAPLFVTFFQCAMTAALCVGLSLGAACGPRCAGLPALRLDLKVSRSVLPLSVVFIGMVTSNNLCLKHVGVAFYNVGRSLTTVFNVLLSYLLLKQTTSLYALLACGVIIGGFWLGIDQEGAEGTLSWTGIFFGILASLCVSLNAIYTKKVLPVVDGSIWHLTFYNNVNACVLFFPLMMMLGEFHTLYHFDKLGNPTFWGMMTLGGVFGFAIGYVTGLQIKFTSPLTHNVSGTAKACAQTVLAVIYFEETKSFLWWTSNLMVLGGSFAYTWVKGLEMRKVEEDPNLKSSERNETGV